In Salvelinus fontinalis isolate EN_2023a unplaced genomic scaffold, ASM2944872v1 scaffold_0272, whole genome shotgun sequence, a genomic segment contains:
- the LOC129845305 gene encoding RNA-binding protein 12B-A-like, with the protein MAVVIHLQGLRITAGSDDVRDFFTGLKIPDGGVHIIGGEREEAFIIFASDEDARRAMTRSEGSIKGSPVRLRLSSKSEMQAVLKQSIKPEVTKKRPYKEGFRRPEREGRNEEPGRKELVKMGSRSVSYSNVRSQARKPSSKPSRQDALYLLMQGMPFTTTEENVRDFFHGLLVEDIIMMRNDRGQPNVKGIVKFGSRLDAREGLKRNRDYFGTMFAELDACSEEQWFKAGGGREPGKDSSGTFRRGPSSAHSERSPGRASGRDSSGKFRRGPSSAHTERSPPGRAPGRDSSGTFRRGPSSAHTERSTPGRAPGRDSSGKFRRGPSSAHTERSTPGRAPGRDSSGKFRRGPSSAHTERSTPDRAPGRDSGGKFRRGPSSAHTERSPPGRARSFSPVAYGSTKSSSPPNDEFCVLVENLPYLVEKKDIREIFQHADLKYDQILHLLDKYGSETRSVFVLFNSLRDYGAALTLHKKTFFKRCVYISPISKEKMVAMLESGGNPVDGTPPSKRSYSRSQERLPRETEKDVYESEKICLYVRNLPFDVRKVEIVDFFLGFRISEEAVVLLLDHRGNGLGEALVIFKTEEEAMRAQSLNGQGFLGTNLILKCISLAQMHEFGVGEPAVKEQKMERSSERYLARNSEAMSHLYTDYTDYRVNPDIGHLPMNDLQAHIPGGSGLRLDYQMMESPVLLDNWGNGSAHRHGGYGPSAPQQFDGPTCLKLVNLPSTIRIDEIYDFCYGYSVIPGSVSLQYDNKGIPKGSATVVFGSRLEALTAVEELSERPIGNKKVKLVFV; encoded by the coding sequence ATGGCGGTGGTCATCCATTTACAGGGGCTTAGAATCACTGCAGGTTCTGATGACGTTCGCGATTTCTTCACTGGCCTCAAAATCCCAGATGGTGGGGTGCACATTATTGGTGGGGAGCGTGAGGAGGCTTTCATAATCTTTGCTTCCGATGAAGACGCGAGGCGGGCGATGACACGTTCGGAGGGATCCATCAAAGGTTCTCCGGTTCGCTTACGGCTGAGCAGCAAGTCAGAAATGCAGGCTGTTCTCAAGCAAAGTATAAAACCTGAGGTGACCAAAAAGAGGCCATATAAGGAAGGTTTCAGAAGACCGGAAAGAGAAGGCAGGAATGAGGAACCTGGCAGAAAAGAGCTTGTGAAGATGGGCAGTAGATCAGTGTCTTACAGTAACGTACGTAGTCAGGCCCGAAAGCCTTCCTCGAAGCCAAGCAGACAAGATGCCTTGTATTTGCTTATGCAAGGCATGCCTTTTACTACGACCGAAGAGAATGTGAGAGATTTCTTTCACGGATTATTGGTGGAGGACATTATTATGATGAGAAATGACCGCGGCCAACCAAATGTGAAAGGAATTGTCAAGTTCGGATCCAGACTGGATGCTAGAGAGGGTCTGAAAAGAAATCGGGATTACTTTGGAACTATGTTTGCGGAACTCGATGCATGCTCAGAAGAGCAGTGGTTTAaggctggtggtggtagggaaccTGGTAAAGACAGCAGTGGTACGTTTAGAAGAGGGCCTTCCTCGGCTCACAGTGAGAGGTCTCCTGGCCGTGCATCTGGTAGAGACAGCAGTGGTAAGTTTAGAAGAGGGCCTTCCTCGGCTCACACTGAGAGGTCTCCTCCAGGCCGTGCACCTGGTAGAGACAGCAGTGGTACGTTTAGAAGAGGGCCTTCCTCGGCTCACACTGAGAGATCTACTCCAGGCCGTGCACCTGGTAGAGACAGCAGTGGTAAGTTTAGAAGAGGGCCTTCCTCAGCTCACACTGAGAGGTCTACTCCAGGCCGTGCACCTGGTAGAGACAGCAGTGGTAAGTTTAGAAGAGGGCCTTCCTCAGCTCACACTGAGAGGTCTACTCCAGACCGTGCACCTGGTAGAGACAGCGGTGGTAAGTTTAGAAGAGGGCCTTCCTCAGCTCACACTGAGAGGTCTCCTCCAGGCCGTGCTAGGTCTTTCTCACCAGTGGCCTACGGGTCTACAAAGTCCTCTTCTCCTCCCAATGATGAGTTCTGTGTCTTGGTGGAAAACCTTCCCTACTTAGTGGAGAAGAAGGACATAAGGGAGATCTTCCAACATGCAGACCTCAAGTATGATCAGATCCTTCACCTTCTTGACAAGTATGGGTCAGAGACAAGGTCAGTATTTGTGCTGTTCAATAGCCTGAGGGACTACGGTGCTGCCTTGACTCTTCACAAGAAGACATTTTTCAAACGATGTGTGTACATCTCTCCTATCTCGAAAGAGAAAATGGTCGCCATGCTAGAATCTGGGGGAAATCCAGTGGATGGCACACCACCCTCTAAAAGGTCTTACAGCAGATCTCAGGAAAGGCTTCCAAGAGAGACCGAGAAGGATGTGTATGAATCTGAGAAGATTTGCCTGTATGTGCGAAACCTGCCTTTTGACGTGCGCAAAGTTGAGATTGTGGACTTCTTCCTAGGCTTCAGGATCTCAGAGGAGGCTGTTGTTTTGCTGCTTGACCATAGGGGCAATGGGCTTGGAGAGGCTTTGGTGATCTTTAAGACTGAGGAGGAGGCTATGAGGGCACAGTCTCTGAATGGGCAAGGGTTTCTTGGAACAAATCTCATCCTGAAATGCATTTCTCTGGCTCAGATGCATGAATTTGGTGTTGGTGAACCTGCAGTGAAAGAGCAAAAGATGGAGAGAAGCTCAGAGAGGTACTTGGCCAGGAACAGTGAGGCGATGTCCCATCTGTACACTGATTACACTGATTACAGGGTCAACCCTGATATAGGCCATCTTCCTATGAACGACCTGCAGGCTCATATTCCTGGAGGCAGCGGTCTGCGTCTCGATTATCAAATGATGGAAAGCCCTGTTCTGCTTGACAACTGGGGCAATGGCTCTGCTCATAGACATGGAGGCTATGGACCTTCTGCACCGCAGCAGTTTGATGGTCCAACATGCCTGAAACTGGTAAATCTGCCTTCGACTATCAGAATTGACGAAATCTATGACTTTTGCTATGGATATAGTGTAATTCCTGGATCGGTCTCATTGCAGTATGACAACAAAGGGATTCCCAAAGGCTCAGCAACAGTTGTTTTTGGATCTCGCTTGGAGGCGTTAACGGCAGTTGAGGAATTGAGTGAAAGACCAATAGGCAACAAAAAAGTAAAACTAGTTTTTGTGTGA